From one Lactiplantibacillus paraplantarum genomic stretch:
- a CDS encoding glycosyltransferase family 4 protein, translating into MYYFLNDNMQFSKSGIEQAEINRLTLFKKHHVAAKIVTRVFAMNLHDVLDGAKIADADFVNLFDFFSGSQSVKRQAFNLADFEVPADAIKTRKDNQVQVVERGKLIMIIYLRAGTDTVSNVQYFDVNGRTLKMSWWDTRGFKCLEQLFDWDGKIAQEAYFGPDGLVHVEKLHLLNHAGQERVTWRVLNYNDQNHTFNGMNELTRFFYDELNQLTEAPNVFICDRTVECAWGLFNMTTPAKKVLHLHNNHVSDAKDILHSTLNNNYANALNNWQAWDAVISATPEQSKDVEARFGKSIPAFTIPVGYVDDATLKAKPVDFARRQKDLVVQVARLAPEKQQNHSIEAFVEVHKQFPDAKLELWGYANGDIEKQLHAQVAAAHLEDVVLFKGYTTDVNAVYNRAQLGLLPSRAEGFSLMLLEAQAHGLPMVANDVKYGPSDIIQNHKSGVLTTDGDVKQLTNTIIDLLKNQAQLASFSAQAYENAKRYSEEAVFKQWQTLLDYFKPTKVMA; encoded by the coding sequence ATGTATTATTTCTTAAATGACAACATGCAATTTTCAAAATCAGGGATTGAACAGGCCGAAATCAATCGGCTGACCTTATTCAAAAAGCACCACGTAGCGGCTAAGATTGTCACGCGCGTGTTTGCAATGAACCTACACGATGTTCTTGATGGGGCTAAAATTGCTGATGCTGATTTTGTTAACTTATTTGATTTCTTTAGTGGGAGCCAATCCGTTAAACGACAGGCGTTTAATTTAGCGGATTTTGAAGTGCCAGCTGATGCCATCAAAACGCGGAAGGACAATCAAGTTCAAGTTGTGGAACGCGGTAAGTTAATCATGATTATTTACTTGCGGGCTGGAACTGACACGGTCAGTAACGTCCAATACTTTGATGTCAACGGCCGGACACTCAAAATGAGCTGGTGGGATACGCGCGGTTTCAAATGTTTGGAACAATTATTCGATTGGGATGGCAAAATTGCGCAGGAAGCTTACTTTGGTCCCGATGGTTTAGTCCATGTCGAAAAGTTGCACTTATTGAATCATGCGGGGCAAGAACGCGTGACTTGGCGGGTTCTCAACTATAATGATCAAAATCATACTTTTAATGGCATGAATGAATTAACGCGGTTCTTTTATGACGAACTGAACCAGTTGACTGAAGCACCCAATGTCTTCATTTGCGATCGGACGGTGGAATGTGCCTGGGGATTGTTCAATATGACGACGCCAGCCAAGAAAGTCTTGCATTTGCATAATAATCATGTCAGTGATGCTAAGGATATTCTTCACTCGACACTTAATAATAACTACGCTAACGCGTTGAATAATTGGCAAGCTTGGGATGCCGTAATTTCAGCGACACCGGAACAAAGCAAGGATGTTGAAGCGCGTTTTGGCAAGTCTATTCCAGCCTTTACAATTCCGGTAGGCTATGTGGATGATGCCACCCTTAAAGCTAAACCCGTTGATTTTGCACGTCGCCAGAAGGACTTAGTTGTCCAAGTGGCCCGCTTGGCACCAGAAAAGCAACAGAACCATTCAATTGAAGCGTTCGTAGAAGTTCATAAGCAATTTCCTGACGCCAAGTTGGAATTATGGGGCTATGCTAATGGTGATATTGAGAAACAATTGCATGCTCAAGTAGCGGCAGCACATTTGGAAGATGTCGTGTTATTCAAAGGTTATACAACGGATGTCAATGCGGTTTACAATCGTGCCCAATTAGGATTATTGCCAAGCCGGGCGGAAGGATTCTCACTGATGCTCTTGGAAGCTCAGGCCCATGGATTACCAATGGTTGCTAATGATGTTAAGTATGGACCGAGTGATATTATTCAGAATCACAAAAGTGGGGTCCTAACGACGGATGGTGACGTCAAGCAATTGACGAACACCATTATTGATCTATTAAAGAATCAAGCGCAACTAGCGTCCTTCAGTGCGCAGGCTTACGAGAATGCGAAGCGCTATTCAGAAGAGGCTGTTTTCAAGCAATGGCAGACCTTGTTAGACTATTTCAAACCGACTAAGGTAATGGCGTAA
- a CDS encoding class I SAM-dependent methyltransferase, giving the protein MNQVVNPGDHVIDATVGNGHDTVYLAKLVGTTGHVDGFDIQPAAIKATTSALDKAALSHQVTLWQMGHEHLADKIATDQPIKCAVFNLGYLPGGDKQIITKPTTTLTAVKAIQERLVTNGLIILLVYAGHPGGATEAQAVLDYATNLDQHQFQVLQYQFINQVHVPPYLLAIQKR; this is encoded by the coding sequence ATGAATCAAGTCGTCAATCCCGGTGATCATGTGATTGACGCGACAGTTGGCAATGGTCATGATACCGTCTACCTCGCCAAGTTGGTCGGTACCACTGGTCACGTCGATGGGTTCGACATTCAACCAGCGGCCATCAAAGCTACAACGAGTGCCTTAGATAAAGCGGCGCTCAGCCATCAGGTCACCTTATGGCAAATGGGCCATGAACACCTCGCAGATAAGATTGCCACTGATCAACCCATCAAGTGTGCCGTCTTTAACCTGGGCTACCTACCTGGTGGTGATAAACAAATTATTACGAAACCAACGACGACGTTAACGGCTGTAAAGGCGATTCAGGAACGCCTCGTCACAAACGGTCTAATCATCCTACTGGTTTATGCCGGTCATCCCGGTGGTGCGACGGAAGCCCAAGCGGTGCTAGATTACGCCACGAATTTAGACCAACATCAATTTCAAGTCTTACAATATCAATTTATTAATCAAGTTCATGTGCCGCCGTATTTATTGGCGATTCAGAAACGTTAA
- a CDS encoding phosphatase PAP2 family protein has product MVAINYLSEESVLKQRTWQRSDSLILLIFIVWLGWTAAVWQRAPWLTHFDTTVANFWHHSPQWFQHAMVAYTQFGNPHTITIITLIIGLALWLGHNPRGALFFWINTWVIAGYGNYLIKQVIMRPRPTAWRLVQIGGYSYPSGHSTTTTVLIGSLLVLAFDYWHRNALTGWLTALGVTAIFLMMISRVVVGVHYPSDTIGGLLLGSVLLYISVRFSTHYRHGPLRRRS; this is encoded by the coding sequence ATGGTTGCAATAAATTATTTATCGGAGGAATCTGTATTGAAGCAACGAACTTGGCAACGTTCGGACAGTCTCATCTTACTTATTTTTATTGTGTGGCTAGGCTGGACGGCCGCGGTGTGGCAACGAGCACCTTGGTTGACGCACTTTGACACCACGGTTGCTAATTTTTGGCATCACAGTCCCCAGTGGTTTCAACACGCGATGGTTGCTTACACCCAGTTCGGCAATCCCCACACCATCACAATCATCACATTGATTATTGGCCTGGCACTCTGGCTGGGCCATAATCCGCGTGGTGCACTCTTCTTTTGGATCAATACTTGGGTCATTGCGGGTTATGGCAATTATCTCATCAAGCAGGTCATTATGCGGCCACGACCAACTGCTTGGCGGCTTGTCCAAATAGGTGGGTATAGTTACCCAAGTGGGCACTCAACGACAACGACCGTGCTTATCGGTAGTTTGCTAGTGCTCGCCTTTGACTATTGGCATCGCAATGCCTTGACTGGTTGGCTCACTGCGCTCGGCGTAACCGCGATTTTCTTAATGATGATCAGTCGCGTTGTCGTGGGCGTCCACTATCCGAGTGATACAATCGGTGGCCTTTTGTTAGGAAGTGTTTTACTATATATAAGTGTGCGTTTTAGTACACATTATCGGCATGGGCCGCTTCGACGACGGTCTTAA
- the leuS gene encoding leucine--tRNA ligase, protein MAYNHKVIERKWQHYWKENKTFKTLDTTDKKKYYALDMFPYPSGQGLHVGHPEGYTATDIMSRFKRMQGYNVLHPMGWDAFGLPAEQYALKTGHNPKDFTAKNIKNFKRQIRSLGFSYDWDREVNTTDPSYYKWTQWIFEQLYKKGLAYESETLVNWAPDMMGGTVVSNEEVVDGKTERGGYDVYRVPMKQWSLKITAYADRLIDDLDDIDWPENIKEQQRNWIGRSVGASIRFKVAGQPDDTEIEVFSTRPDTLFGASYMVLAPEHDLVEQLTTPEQADAIKAYKAKIASKSDLERTDLNKDKTGVFTGSYGINPVNGEKLPIWIADYVLASYGTGAIMAVPAHDDRDFEFAQKFDLPIKPVIAGDNDYDQQAYTGDGEHINSGFVDGLAKQPAIDKMIDWLGEHHAGEKKVNYRLRDWIFSRQRYWGEPIPVIHWEDGETTLVPEDELPLRLPATKNLEPSGTGESPLANIDDWVNVVDENGRKGKRETNTMPQWAGSSWYFLRYVDPHNREALADYDKLKYWSPVDLYVGGAEHAVLHLLYARFWHKFLYDLGVVPTKEPFQKLVNQGMILGDNHEKMSKSRGNVVNPDDIVEQYGADTLRLYEMFMGPLEASIPWSTDGLHGANKWIERVWRLMIDENNRVRDRVTTINDGKLTKIYNETVKKVTEDYEAMRFNIAISQMMVFVNEAYKVDDLPIIYIEGFVKLLAPIAPHLSEELWSLLGHDDTITYATWPTYDESKLVEDTVQIVLQVNGKVRSHAEVAKDMGKDELEKLALADDKIQEFTAGKTVRKVIAIPGKLVNVVAN, encoded by the coding sequence ATGGCATACAACCATAAAGTCATTGAACGCAAATGGCAACATTATTGGAAGGAAAACAAAACCTTCAAAACATTAGATACGACGGATAAGAAGAAGTATTACGCCTTAGACATGTTCCCATACCCATCTGGTCAAGGATTACACGTTGGACATCCTGAAGGGTATACGGCCACGGATATTATGTCACGGTTCAAGCGGATGCAAGGGTACAATGTCTTACACCCAATGGGCTGGGATGCATTCGGCTTACCTGCTGAACAATACGCGCTCAAGACGGGTCATAACCCGAAGGACTTTACGGCCAAGAACATCAAGAACTTTAAGCGTCAGATTCGCTCATTAGGCTTTTCCTATGACTGGGACCGTGAAGTGAATACGACTGATCCAAGTTATTACAAGTGGACACAATGGATCTTTGAGCAGCTCTACAAAAAAGGGTTAGCGTACGAATCTGAAACACTAGTTAACTGGGCTCCTGATATGATGGGTGGGACGGTCGTTTCCAATGAAGAAGTGGTTGATGGTAAGACGGAACGTGGTGGCTACGACGTTTACCGGGTACCAATGAAGCAATGGAGCCTCAAGATTACGGCTTATGCTGACCGCTTGATTGATGATCTGGACGATATTGATTGGCCAGAAAATATCAAGGAACAACAACGTAACTGGATTGGCCGCTCAGTCGGCGCATCTATCCGTTTCAAGGTTGCTGGTCAACCTGACGATACTGAGATCGAAGTGTTCTCAACGCGGCCTGATACGTTGTTTGGTGCCAGTTACATGGTCTTGGCACCTGAGCACGATTTAGTTGAACAATTGACGACACCAGAACAAGCTGATGCTATCAAAGCTTACAAGGCTAAGATTGCCAGCAAGTCGGACCTTGAACGGACTGACTTGAATAAGGATAAGACCGGGGTCTTCACTGGGAGCTATGGCATCAATCCGGTTAATGGTGAAAAACTGCCAATCTGGATTGCCGATTACGTTCTGGCTTCATACGGGACTGGGGCCATCATGGCGGTGCCTGCTCATGATGATCGGGACTTTGAATTTGCACAAAAATTTGATTTGCCAATCAAACCTGTCATTGCGGGTGATAATGATTATGACCAACAAGCTTACACGGGCGACGGTGAACACATCAACTCAGGTTTTGTTGATGGTTTAGCGAAGCAACCAGCGATTGACAAGATGATCGATTGGTTAGGCGAACACCATGCTGGTGAAAAGAAGGTCAACTATCGGTTACGTGATTGGATCTTCTCACGGCAACGGTACTGGGGCGAACCGATTCCGGTTATTCACTGGGAAGACGGCGAAACGACGCTGGTTCCCGAAGACGAATTACCATTGCGGTTACCAGCAACTAAGAACCTGGAACCATCCGGGACTGGTGAAAGCCCGTTAGCCAACATCGATGATTGGGTCAACGTGGTTGATGAAAACGGTCGTAAAGGTAAGCGTGAAACCAACACGATGCCACAGTGGGCCGGGAGTTCATGGTACTTCTTACGTTACGTTGATCCGCACAACCGGGAAGCTTTGGCTGATTATGACAAGTTGAAGTACTGGTCACCCGTTGACTTATACGTGGGCGGTGCCGAACACGCGGTCTTACATTTGCTTTATGCTCGTTTCTGGCACAAGTTCTTGTATGACTTAGGGGTTGTGCCAACCAAGGAACCATTCCAGAAATTGGTTAACCAAGGAATGATCTTGGGCGACAATCATGAAAAGATGTCGAAGTCACGTGGTAACGTGGTTAACCCTGATGACATCGTTGAGCAGTATGGTGCCGATACGTTGCGGTTATACGAAATGTTCATGGGACCATTGGAAGCTTCGATTCCGTGGAGTACCGATGGGTTACACGGCGCTAACAAGTGGATCGAACGGGTTTGGCGCTTAATGATCGATGAAAATAATCGGGTTCGTGACCGGGTTACTACGATCAATGACGGCAAGCTGACAAAGATTTACAACGAAACCGTTAAGAAGGTCACGGAAGACTATGAAGCCATGCGCTTTAACATTGCGATTTCGCAAATGATGGTCTTCGTGAACGAAGCGTACAAGGTCGACGATTTACCAATCATTTATATCGAAGGCTTCGTGAAGTTATTAGCGCCGATCGCACCACATTTGAGCGAAGAATTATGGTCATTATTAGGCCATGATGACACGATCACCTACGCCACTTGGCCAACGTATGACGAATCTAAGCTAGTAGAAGACACGGTCCAAATCGTGCTTCAAGTTAACGGTAAAGTTCGCTCACACGCCGAAGTTGCTAAGGATATGGGTAAGGATGAACTTGAAAAGTTAGCCTTGGCGGATGACAAAATTCAAGAATTTACGGCTGGTAAGACGGTTCGTAAAGTGATTGCCATTCCTGGTAAACTGGTTAACGTGGTTGCCAACTAA
- a CDS encoding putative polysaccharide biosynthesis protein: protein MSEESKANQPKNMHVNSEAEAHQKMVRGSAWMTAGSLFSRVLGAIYIIPWVIWMGADFTQGNALYAKGYNIYSFFLLIAIGGIPSAISKQLSEYNAMNEYAVGQRLFKRGLLLTSAFGIAGAIILWFGAGVISTAFGGYDANLIPVLHALAIALVILPSMSLTRGFFQGYQQMAPSAISQFVEQVFRVIYMLGATYFIMRVAHGDWVNAVTQSTFAAFVGAAASFLLLGWYYFRKRPELNALAAQSENQLVIPVWQLFRDIIIQAIPFIVIDTATTVFNLLDQATFQPMMRLVYQLGTKQIDTLYAYFAFNANKLVMIIVSLASAIAVTVVPILSESLASHNMRNIRKQLEDSIILFLFIMIPGALGMAAVAQPLNTLFYSYDQIGTLILQISAFTAIALGFFTVISALMQGLSRNRDIIRYYLVGLLVKIIIQLPCIYFLSTAGPLVATAIGMMVASLMAMYDLEVNFGIRYVKLLPKINRILVYSILTYATARLVVYGLNFILNEHSKTQSLLIVAIAVMAGGAVYVYLALRSRMADLMIGTKAAGLRRKLRIK, encoded by the coding sequence ATGTCTGAGGAATCAAAAGCTAATCAGCCCAAGAACATGCACGTGAATTCCGAAGCCGAAGCGCACCAGAAAATGGTTCGGGGTTCGGCTTGGATGACGGCTGGGAGTCTCTTTTCACGGGTGCTCGGGGCGATTTATATTATCCCGTGGGTTATCTGGATGGGTGCTGACTTTACGCAAGGTAACGCGCTTTATGCCAAGGGATATAATATTTATAGTTTTTTCCTGCTGATTGCGATCGGGGGAATCCCGTCCGCAATTTCTAAACAACTTTCGGAATATAATGCGATGAATGAGTACGCGGTTGGGCAACGATTATTCAAACGGGGGCTGCTGCTGACGTCTGCTTTTGGAATCGCCGGCGCTATTATTTTATGGTTCGGTGCGGGGGTGATTTCAACTGCTTTTGGGGGCTATGATGCCAACCTGATTCCCGTCCTGCACGCGTTAGCCATTGCCTTGGTTATTCTGCCATCGATGTCACTGACCCGGGGCTTTTTCCAAGGATACCAACAGATGGCACCATCCGCGATTTCCCAATTCGTGGAACAAGTCTTTCGGGTTATCTACATGTTGGGGGCTACGTACTTTATCATGCGTGTCGCCCATGGTGATTGGGTGAATGCGGTCACACAATCGACGTTTGCTGCGTTTGTCGGGGCAGCTGCCAGCTTCTTGCTCCTGGGATGGTACTATTTCCGTAAACGGCCGGAGTTGAATGCCTTAGCTGCTCAGAGTGAGAATCAATTAGTCATTCCGGTTTGGCAACTGTTCCGTGACATTATTATTCAGGCGATTCCATTTATTGTGATTGACACGGCCACAACGGTCTTTAACTTGCTGGATCAAGCAACGTTCCAACCGATGATGCGCCTAGTGTATCAGCTTGGTACTAAGCAAATTGATACCTTATACGCGTATTTTGCGTTTAATGCCAATAAGTTAGTGATGATTATTGTTTCGTTGGCATCCGCAATCGCCGTAACGGTTGTGCCGATTTTATCGGAATCATTGGCCAGTCATAATATGCGAAATATTCGTAAGCAATTGGAAGACTCGATTATTTTATTCCTATTTATCATGATTCCAGGGGCGCTGGGGATGGCCGCGGTGGCGCAACCACTCAACACGCTCTTCTATAGTTATGATCAAATTGGTACGTTGATTCTTCAGATCTCAGCGTTTACTGCGATTGCCCTTGGATTTTTCACGGTAATCTCAGCATTGATGCAAGGACTCTCCCGCAATCGGGACATTATTCGCTACTACTTAGTAGGGTTATTAGTCAAAATTATCATTCAATTGCCGTGTATCTATTTTTTATCAACGGCGGGTCCACTGGTCGCAACGGCAATTGGGATGATGGTTGCGAGTCTAATGGCGATGTATGATTTGGAAGTTAACTTTGGGATCCGGTACGTGAAGTTATTACCAAAAATCAACCGAATTTTAGTGTATTCGATCTTAACGTATGCGACGGCTCGGTTAGTCGTTTACGGCTTAAACTTTATTTTGAATGAACACAGTAAGACGCAATCGCTTTTAATTGTGGCCATAGCGGTAATGGCTGGCGGTGCAGTTTATGTTTACTTGGCGCTCCGTTCACGGATGGCTGATTTAATGATTGGAACGAAGGCCGCTGGGTTACGACGGAAATTACGGATTAAATAG
- a CDS encoding 16S rRNA pseudouridine(516) synthase: MRVDKFLHAMRIGTRTQVRRLIKDGHITANGEPVISGKQQINPGSDTVLLDDVQVRYQQYFYYVMNKPVGVITATTDAAAKTVMDLFNTTDFRDDLFPVGRLDKDTEGILVITNDGALSHDLLSPNHHVTKVYEAEVTGEITAAQLAGFNDGITLKDGTELQPAQAEIVAFHEIENFTTIRIMIHEGKYHQVKRMVGTLGERVVGLRRIKFGSLTLPVGLLAGNYRALTDDELAALKADANQPVGE, from the coding sequence ATGCGAGTAGATAAATTTTTACATGCAATGCGAATTGGGACCCGAACCCAGGTGCGGCGCTTAATCAAGGATGGACATATTACGGCCAATGGCGAACCGGTCATTTCGGGTAAGCAACAAATCAATCCTGGTAGCGACACGGTTCTTTTGGATGACGTTCAGGTCCGGTACCAACAATACTTTTATTACGTGATGAATAAGCCAGTTGGGGTTATCACGGCCACAACGGATGCTGCTGCGAAAACGGTGATGGATCTGTTCAACACGACTGATTTTCGTGACGACTTGTTTCCAGTGGGTCGGCTAGACAAGGACACCGAGGGGATTTTGGTAATCACAAACGATGGTGCCTTATCCCATGACTTATTGTCGCCGAACCACCACGTGACCAAAGTCTATGAGGCTGAAGTGACCGGTGAAATTACGGCCGCTCAACTAGCTGGGTTTAATGACGGTATTACCTTAAAAGATGGGACCGAATTACAACCTGCCCAAGCAGAGATTGTTGCCTTCCATGAAATCGAGAACTTTACCACGATTCGAATCATGATTCATGAAGGCAAATATCATCAAGTGAAACGGATGGTCGGGACTTTAGGTGAACGGGTCGTTGGCTTACGGCGAATCAAATTTGGTTCGTTGACGTTACCCGTTGGTTTGTTGGCAGGAAACTATCGCGCGCTGACTGACGATGAACTGGCGGCGTTGAAGGCGGATGCTAACCAACCAGTAGGCGAATAG